The following coding sequences are from one Cydia splendana chromosome 15, ilCydSple1.2, whole genome shotgun sequence window:
- the LOC134797343 gene encoding uncharacterized protein LOC134797343 produces MIVDSEERYERSSSPRGHVASPPPPRTAAPPPTPAPDSPQQPPSQPPTQQEPLRPASPRPGPSSAPDLPETQAQVLSSSAGDQELDDDILLMLGDAPKPELALGDSIHKDVASRWHEILLKGLQKEVKEKPFQEYLVPSNCDLLVAPTLNAEAKAALTDSSIKRDHAIMEKQKQLGIALSALAQAMDQLLKPDASVQTILKPVSDACRILCDSHYLETKTRRYFVVSSINTVLKETLTNTVRDGFLFGDNVSDKLKAAQSIQKSGETLKHTPKPVNNRFNKNNFVLNKKSQKNNLNFKPLHQRTQSKPDAGHYRPSPRSSRPSSVRPPRCSYSPRRRSYRSYRRQLNTRYGTQDDYETIPINGHRSLLTLRFLNGPRGIRFLLPVPTRRDCPAVYSKTRSERSDYEKAINKLLEINAISMCEHDPDEFISSIFLIG; encoded by the exons ATGATAGTTGATTCTGAAGAACGTTATGAGCGAAGCTCGTCACCGCGCGGCCACGTGgcctcgccgccgccgcctcgcACCGCAGCGCCGCCGCCAACACCAGCGCCAGACTCGCCGCAGCAACCACCGTCCCAGCCCCCGACGCAACAAGAGCCGCTGCGACCAGCCTCTCCGCGCCCAGGTCCGTCGTCTGCTCCAGATCTACCAGAGACACAAGCCCAGGTACTTTCGTCTTCAGCGGGGGATCAAGAACTCGATGACGACATTTTGCTAATGCTAGGTGATGCTCCAAAACCAGAACTGGCGTTAGGCGACAGCATACACAAGGACGTGGCCAGTAGGTGGCATGAAATCTTACTAAAAGGTTTACAAAAGGAGGTTAAAGAAAAGCCTTTTCAAGAGTACCTCGTGCCCAGCAATTGTGACCTCTTAGTTGCTCCTACGCTTAACGCCGAAGCTAAAGCGGCATTAACAGATAGTTCAATAAAAAGAGATCATGCCATAATGGAAAAACAGAAGCAATTAGGAATTGCTCTGTCTGCTCTGGCGCAGGCCATGGATCAATTGCTTAAACCAGATGCATCTGTGCAAACAATCTTGAAACCAGTCAGTGATGCTTGTCGTATCTTATGCGATAGTCACTACTTAGAAACAAAAACACGTCGCTACTTCGTAGTTTCGTCAATTAACACCGTTCTGAAAGAGACGCTTACTAATACGGTTAGAGACGGTTTCCTTTTCGGAGATAATGTATCTGACAAATTAAAAGCCGCTCAATCTATTCAAAAGTCTGGTGAAACATTAAAACACACACCTAAACCGGTTAACAAtcgttttaataaaaataattttgtacttAACAAAAAGTCGcagaaaaacaatttaaacttcAAACCCCTGCATCAAAGGACGCAGAGCAAGCCCGATGCAGGGCACTACCGGCCGTCGCCGCGCTCCAGCCGCCCGAGCAGCGTCCGCCCCCCACGCTGCTCCTactcgccgcgccgccgcagCTACCGGAGCTACAGGAGACAGCTGAACACGAGGTACGGTACGCAGGACGattacgaaactatacccataAATGGGCACAGATCACTTCTGACCCTACGATTCTTGAATGGACCCAGGGGTATAAGATTCCTTTTACCTGTGCCTACCAGAAGAGATTGTCCTGCTGTTTATTCCAAGACAAGATCGGAAAGATCTGACTATGAAAAAGCTATCAATAAACTTTTAGAAATCAATGCCATTTCAATGTGCGAGCATGATCCCGACGAATTCATTTCTAGTATTTTTCTG ATCGGTTGA